The genomic stretch NNNNNNNNNNNNNNNNNNNNNNNNNNNNNNNNNNNNNNNNNNNNNNNNNNNNNNNNNNNNNNNNNNNNNNNNNNNNNNNNNNNNNNNNNNNNNNNNNNNNNNNNNNNNNNNNNNNNNNNNNNNNNNNNNNNNNNNNNNNNNNNNNNNNNNNNNNNNNNNNNNNNNNNNNNNNNNNNNNNNNNNNNNNNNNNNNNNNNNNNNNNNNNNNNNNNNNNNNNNNNNNNNNNNNNNNNNNNNNNNNNNNNNNNNNNNNNNNNNNNNNNNNNNNNNNNNNNNNNNNNNNNNNNNNNNNNNNNNNNNNNNNNNNNNNNNNNNNNNNNNNNNNNNNNNNNNNNNNNNNNNNNNNNNNNNNNNNNNNNNNNNNNNNNNNNNNNNNNNNNNNNNNNNNNNNNNNNNNNNNNNNNNNNNNNNNNNNNNNNNNNNNNNNNNNNNNNNNNNNNNNNNNNNNNNNNNNNNNNNNNNNNNNNNNNNNNNNNNNNNNNNNNNNNNNNNNNNNNNNNNNNNNNNNNNNNNNNNNNNNNNNNNNNNNNNNNNNNNNNNNNNNNNNNNNNNNNNNNNNNNNNNNNNNNNNNNNNNNNNNNNNNNNNNNNNNNNNNNNNNNNNNNNNNNNNNNNNNNNNNNNNNNNNNNNNNNNNNNNNNNNNNNNNNNNNNNNNNNNNNNNNNNNNNNNNNNNNNNNNNNNNNNNNNNNNNNNNNNNNNNNNNNNNNNNNNNNNNNNNNNNNNNNNNNNNNNNNNNNNNNNNNNNNNNNNNNNNNNNNNNNNNNNNNNNNNNNNNNNNNNNNNNNNNNNNNNNNNNNNNNNNNNNNNNNNNNNNNNNNNNNNNNNNNNNNNNNNNNNNNNNNNNNNNNNNNNNNNNNNNNNNNNNNNNNNNNNNNNNNNNNNNNNNNNNNNNNNNNNNNNNNNNNNNNNNNNNNNNNNNNNNNNNNNNNNNNNNNNNNNNNNNNNNNNNNNNNNNNNNNNNNNNNNNNNNNNNNNNNNNNNNNNNNNNNNNNNNNNNNNNNNNNNNNNNNNNNNNNNNNNNNNNNNNNNNNNNNNNNNNNNNNNNNNNNNNNNNNNNNNNNNNNNNNNNNNNNNNNNNNNNNNNNNNNNNNNNNNNNNNNNNNNNNNNNNNNNNNNNNNNNNNNNNNNNNNNNNNNNNNNNNNNNNNNNNNNNNNNNNNNNNNNNNNNNNNNNNNNNNNNNNNNNNNNNNNNNNNNNNNNNNNNNNNNNNNNNNNNNNNNNNNNNNNNNNNNNNNNNNNNNNNNNNNNNNNNNNNNNNNNNNNNNNNNNNNNNNNNNNNNNNNNNNNNNNNNNNNNNNNNNNNNNNNNNNNNNNNNNNNNNNNNNNNNNNNNNNNNNNNNNNNNNNNNNNNNNNNNNNNNNNNNNNNNNNNNNNNNNNNNNNNNNNNNNNNNNNNNNNNNNNNNNNNNNNNNNNNNNNNNNNNNNNNNNNNNNNNNNNNNNNNNNNNNNNNNNNNNNNNNNNNNNNNNNNNNNNNNNNNNNNNNNNNNNNNNNNNNNNNNNNNNNNNNNNNNNNNNNNNNNNNNNNNNNNNNNNNNNNNNNNNNNNNNNNNNNNNNNNNNNNNNNNNNNNNNNNNNNNNNNNNNNNNNNNNNNNNNNNNNNNNNNNNNNNNNNNNNNNNNNNNNNNNNNNNNNNNNNNNNNNNNNNNNNNNNNNNNNNNNNNNNNNNNNNNNNNNNNNNNNNNNNNNNNNNNNNNNNNNNNNNNNNNNNNNNNNNNNNNNNNNNNNNNNNNNNNNNNNNNNNNNNNNNNNNNNNNNNNNNNNNNNNNNNNNNNNNNNNNNNNNNNNNNNNNNNNNNNNNNNNNNNNNNNNNNNNNNNNNNNNNNNNNNNNNNNNNNNNNNNNNNNNNNNNNNNNNNNNNNNNNNNNNNNNNNNNNNNNNNNNNNNNNNNNNNNNNNNNNNNNNNNNNNNNNNNNNNNNNNNNNNNNNNNNNNNNNNNNNNNNNNNNNNNNNNNNNNNNNNNNNNNNNNNNNNNNNNNNNNNNNNNNNNNNNNNNNNNNNNNNNNNNNNNNNNNNNNNNNNNNNNNNNNNNNNNNNNNNNNNNNNNNNNNNNNNNNNNNNNNNNNNNNNNNNNNNNNNNNNNNNNNNNNNNNNNNNNNNNNNNNNNNNNNNNNNNNNNNNNNNNNNNNNNNNNNNNNNNNNNNNNNNNNNNNNNNNNNNNNNNNNNNNNNNNNNNNNNNNNNNNNNNNNNNNNNNNNNNNNNNNNNNNNNNNNNNNNNNNNNNNNNNNNNNNNNNNNNNNNNNNNNNNNNNNNNNNNNNNNNNNNNNNNNNNNNNNNNNNNNNNNNNNNNNNNNNNNNNNNNNNNNNNNNNNNNNNNNNNNNNNNNNNNNNNNNNNNNNNNNNNNNNNNNNNNNNNNNNNNNNNNNNNNNNNNNNNNNNNNNNNNNNNNNNNNNNNNNNNNNNNNNNNNNNNNNNNNNNNNNNNNNNNNNNNNNNNNNNNNNNNNNNNNNNNNNNNNNNNNNNNNNNNNNNNNNNNNNNNNNNNNNNNNNNNNNNNNNNNNNNNNNNNNNNNNNNNNNNNNNNNNNNNNNNNNNNNNNNNNNNNNNNNNNNNNNNNNNNNNNNNNNNNNNNNNNNNNNNNNNNNNNNNNNNNNNNNNNNNNNNNNNNNNNNNNNNNNNNNNNNNNNNNNNNNNNNNNNNNNNNNNNNNNNNNNNNNNNNNNNNNNNNNNNNNNNNNNNNNNNNNNNNNNNNNNNNNNNNNNNNNNNNNNNNNNNNNNNNNNNNNNNNNNNNNNNNNNNNNNNNNNNNNNNNNNNNNNNNNNNNNNNNNNNNNNNNNNNNNNNNNNNNNNNNNNNNNNNNNNNNNNNNNNNNNNNNNNNNNNNNNNNNNNNNNNNNNNNNNNNNNNNNNNNNNNNNNNNNNNNNNNNNNNNNNNNNNNNNNNNNNNNNNNNNNNNNNNNNNNNNNNNNNNNNNNNNNNNNNNNNNNNNNNNNNNNNNNNNNNNNNNNNNNNNNNNNNNNNNNNNNNNNNNNNNNNNNNNNNNNNNNNNNNNNNNNNNNNNNNNNNNNNNNNNNNNNNNNNNNNNNNNNNNNNNNNNNNNNNNNNNNNNNNNNNNNNNNNNNNNNNNNNNNNNNNNNNNNNNNNNNNNNNNNNNNNNNNNNNNNNNNNNNNNNNNNNNNNNNNNNNNNNNNNNNNNNNNNNNNNNNNNNNNNNNNNNNNNNNNNNNNNNNNNNNNNNNNNNNNNNNNNNNNNNNNNNNNNNNNNNNNNNNNNNNNNNNNNNNNNNNNNNNNNNNNNNNNNNNNNNNNNNNNNNNNNNNNNNNNNNNNNNNNNNNNNNNNNNNNNNNNNNNNNNNNNNNNNNNNNNNNNNNNNNNNNNNNNNNNNNNNNNNNNNNNNNNNNNNNNNNNNNNNNNNNNNNNNNNNNNNNNNNNNNNNNNNNNNNNNNNNNNNNNNNNNNNNNNNNNNNNNNNNNNNNNNNNNNNNNNNNNNNNNNNNNNNNNNNNNNNNNNNNNNNNNNNNNNNNNNNNNNNNNNNNNNNNNNNNNNNNNNNNNNNNNNNNNNNNNNNNNNNNNNNNNNNNNNNNNNNNNNNNNNNNNNNNNNNNNNNNNNNNNNNNNNNNNNNNNNNNNNNNNNNNNNNNNNNNNNNNNNNNNNNNNNNNNNNNNNNNNNNNNNNNNNNNNNNNNNNNNNNNNNNNNNNNNNNNNNNNNNNNNNNNNNNNNNNNNNNNNNNNNNNNNNNNNNNNNNNNNNgggggggggggggggggggggggggggggcctggggggggggggggtttggcggcggggggcccccccccccccccccccccccccgtccagAGAGCAAGTGCAGGAAGGACACACTGGCATCCTGAGGTCAGCTCCCGGGGTGGCCTCTGGGGCTCAGACCCCTGCCCTCCAgcgtccctgcccctcccccggcccagTCCCAAGACAGCACCAGGGGGTCTGCATGGACACAGGACAAGAGGGCCCACAGCCCCCGGGCCGTCAGCTGTCCTGCCGCATCAGGACACTGTGAGTCAACTGGCCAGGGAGCGTTCTGCTGGCCCAGCGCCCACGGTCCCTTCAGGAGCCCTGGGAGAGAGCACCTGAGAACAATGGTAGGGTTCCCCGTGTGGACGACTCCACATCGGATCacaccccaggacctttgctaACGTGAGCCATGGAGGCCAGGAGGCAgccctgctcccttcctcccaccgGGGCCCCTGGGGTGCTCACGAGCCACGCCTTGGAGGGTGGCCCCGGGGCGGCTACGCACCCAGGTACTGGCACATCATGCCGTTCTCTGTGCCGGGCGCTGGGACCTCCATGCAGAAAAACATGTAGTGGGTGTAGTCAGTGTCCAGCACGGAGATCTTTCTTTCCCCCTGGTCTGGAGAAGAGGCCAGAACAGAGACCTGAGATCCGGCCCACGACCCCCCTCGCCACCTCGGGCCTCCCCTTCACCTGCCGTGCATTTCCACGGCCCACCCCTGGCAGGGACCCCGCGGGGGGCCCTCCGAGCGGCCCTGGCTGTGCCGGACCGGCACCCCCTGCACTTGGGCCGAGACCGTGGGCAGGTCTTTCAAAATCCGCACGGCAGCAAAGCCCTTCTGGGATTTTCTGCCCTGCTTGGCCCAAGGCTCGTCCCCACTTCTGGCTGTGCCCTTCATCCTTTCGGATATTCGTGCACATGCTCAGGCGCTAAGACccaggtgacccccccccccaattcctgTGACAGGTGCCCAGGTCCTGTGAGCGATGACAAAATAATCCAGAACCGGAGCCCCACTGGAGTCGCGGCTCTACGTGGACATCAATgggcagaaggaaatggagaaatatcGCGGTGGGTAGGGCCGTGATGTCTGTTTTTCAAAGGTGGGGAGCCAACGGGAGCGTGCGGGGACCCCAAGTCTGTGGGGCCATGGGCCTGGCAGGGCTCGGAGCAGGACAGCAGTGTCCCTGCCGGGCACTGCCCAGCTCTTCGGAGGCTCCCGCCACCTTCCCAGGATGACCCGAGGTCCTGCTGGAAAGCCTGCTCGTAGCTTAAGAACGGGAGGTGCTGGGGTGGGTGCCCGGTGGCCGTCCTTGGTGGCAGAGGAGGGCTGGAAGCTCAGGGGTGGGCCCGGGTCCCGCCCCGGATGAGGCCGCTAGGCCCAGGAGACAGGGCCTGGGCAGAAAGGCTGGAGTTAGGCCCAGAAGATtccagaagcaggttccaggattgACCGGCAAATCCACAGGGTGTTTGCCCACCGGTCTGCTTTATGTGGGTATTTTTAAGGAGCCACAGGCCACTGGTCCCTGAGCAGGGGAGTTGCCGCAGGCCTGCCCTCAGGCGTTCCCTGCGAGGACCAAACCTGCCCGGGTTTGCAGGGAACCAGATGCCTCTCCGCCGTCTTCCTACCTGAGCAGCGAGCCAAGGGGCCTGGAGGAGACTGAGCCCCAGAGGCGGGGGGCTGGTCCCCAGGCCtcatccacccccctcccctccctgggagTGCCCTTTGCGATGTAGGGTAAGAGAAGCCGGGCCTGGCGTTCAGGGCAGACCACACACCCGTCTGACTCTTCCCTGCCGTCAGGACGTGgcgggggtcgggggtggggggctcagagcGGGAGGGAGCACTCTGTCCACGGGCACCTAAGGGGGGCTGACCAGGGGGTGGCCCCACGGGCACGGGGTGGGGGCACTTACAGTCGACCGTGAACACGGCTGGGTCCTCGGTCTTCTGGGCCATGATGTTCCCCTCGATGCATGCGTGGTTTTCCCTGAAAAGCCAGAGCGGTGGGGGTCACCCCCGAACCCCAGTGGAGGGACAGGAGGTGGGCTCCAGGAAGCATCCACAGACCCTGAGGACACCCAGCCCTGGGCCGGCTGTGAGCAAGGCCATGAGGTGTTGGCCCAAATGTGAGTGGCCCTGTGGCCTTGAGCAGGTGACTCGGACAAGGTGACAATGGGGTAGATGTAGCCAGCCCAGaaagctgctgggggtggggggcggggctagCTCAGAACTGACCCCGTTCGCGGGGGGATTGGTCATAGCACCTCTAAGGATCTCATCACGGATCACAGTGAGAATTCCTTGGGTCCCCGGCCCTCTCTCCAGGGCAGACAGGGCTCGTGGCAGGAACCGCCCAggcccccagggccccagccccagctgacCGGCGGTCTCCACACAGGCCTCTCTGCTCACTGACCTGTGGCCGCCCTGTGTGATAGGCCCAGAGCCATAGGCTGGGCCTCTGAGGCCACCGGGAACCCCCCACACGGAGCCAGCTCCCGTCAGGACCCTGCCCGCCCGCCTGCCCTGGGCCCAGGCCCTCGCCGGCCCCCAGCCCGGGGGCCTCGGTCACCCACCATTTGCGCAGAATGATCTCCAGGTTGTCCCCGGGCGTGGGTCTCAGCTCCTGGACGTACACTCTCAGAGGGGCGGTCTCCGAGTCCAGGAGGGAGATGTCGCTGGCCGCCATGGCCACGGAGTGCCACATCCCAgccacctggggagggggcctgagctgccatggggggcggggaggcggccccggccccacagcgggctctccTTCTGACCCCCCTGCTGGTTTGTCCCCTACACTCCGGGGTGTCTCAAGTGGGATCGCGATTGTGGTGCGTCAGGACTCAGGGCACATCTGAGGCCCTCCTACCGTGTGCCAGCACCCCAAGGGGTTCTTGCATATTTGCAATAGCTGCCCTCTCCCCCCAGCGCTGTCCTGGGTGAGCTCCTTTTCGGAGTGTGGCAGAGTCATGGGTGACTCCGCCCGGGAGTGAGAGGGAAACAGGCAGGTGGTCAGAGCCAGCATTTGGGGGGACAAAGGCCTGGCCTAGCTCTATGCCTTGTCTGGTCTTCCCTTAGATTTCTGCAGTCAGGCCTTCCTGCCCTCTGTAGGCCCCCCAGCACCCACCCCACACGCCCACACCTGTCTTATATCCAGGTCCTCCATGGCGGGGGGGACGGTAGCGGCCTGGAGGCCACACACGAGGGCCAGGCCCAGGGCGAGCAGGAGACACTTCATGGCTGCGGCTCGGGTGGTGCTGAGCTCCCGGGACTGAGGAAGGCCAGGCCGCGGGCTCGGGCCCTTATACGGGGGCCGGGGGCCTGCAAGTCAGGACCTCTGGGACCCCGGCCATGCGGTTCCCCGAATGCCCCGTGGCTTATCCTCAAGGTCCCGAGGACATCATCTTCCAGGACAGCCTGAGGCCCTCTTCCAGTGCCACTGACTCCCCCACTCCAGTCCAAACAGGAAGGTCCCTGTGTCCCTGAGGCCTGGACGCTTCCTGGTAGGCCCCAGAGGGGTAGGTCTGGGGCGTGGGTCCAGGCTGGTCGCCAGCATCAGGAACACTTCCCAGGTCGCAATCTTGGGCAACAACAGGTCAGAGTCGGCACTGAGGACAGCTGTGTCCTGGAAGGTGGGCCCCGGGGCTCCACCAATGGCCAGAGATCCCTATGCCGGCCCCTGGGTCTGTAGACATCATGCCCGTGGGTGGCTGACTGTCGAGCACAAGGGGCCCACCTTGTCACATTCCTGGTCCCCTCCCTGTGTGATGCCCAGTTCACACCGTTGTTCTGAGCTTGCGTGCCCTTGGGCCGGACATGGCCGTGTGCTCTGTTGTGCTCCATGAGGACCCCACAGCCACCTCGCTCCTGCGTGGCCACCTGGGCTCACAGGTCATCATTCTGGGGGCAAAGGCTGCAGTCCCAGATGTTTGGGCAGGCTAGTGGCATACAGAGTGCACAGAGgaccctgccccctcccaaagCCACCCCTCAGGCAGGTTCTAGGTGCCCCTGAAGCACGGGCAGTCAGCTCACCTTCGCTCCCTCTGcgggtctgggggtggggtggaggctgTCATGGGAATGGGAATTCAGGTAGGCAGAGAGGGGGGCTCGGGTCCCTGGGCCCAGGTGGACAAGTGCATGGCCGGCAAGTTGACCAACTCCAGAGAGGAAGGTGGACATGGGGACgcggtgggcagggaggggcagggacctgGGACCTGGCACCCTTTCTGATCTTGCTTTTGCTGTCTGTGTAAGTAATACAATTTCTGAATCTAAAAAGGGCTCATTGTTTCTTTACCAGCTGAATCTGTCAGCCTTGCTTGATATGTGTATCTGTTACGTCACCAATAACACTAATTAATCCATATTTGTGTAGCAGAAACAATTGTTTCTGCATTTTGAAAGTTACCTGTACTCTACACAGGAAACCTCCGCAGTATTTATCCCAGGGTTGACTGTTTAAGGGGCTCTACTGAGGTAGTGTTGAGATAGCAAAGATTCCAAAAACAGGTCACACAGCACTGTAAATGGTGTTTGAGAAAAGGAGTGATGGATGTtaaacagatggatggatggtggatggataaatggtggatggatggatggatggatggattgatggtgGATGGTtagatggatggtggatggatggatggatggatggattgatggttAGTGGATGGAtggtaaataaatggatggatggatggatggatggatNNNNNNNNNNTAGTGGATGGAtggtaaataaatggatggatggatggatggatggatggtggatgggtggtggatagatgggtggtggatggatggatgatggtggATGGATAGATTGATGGTGGATAGATGGTTGGATGGTAagcggatggatggatggtagaAAAATGGACGAATGGCTTCCTTAACTCCTATTGGACAGGACATTGAGCTTCTCATTCTCACAATTCCTCCAACTTCCCAAGGTGCTTTCGTGtcctttgtcacttttttttttttccaacgtttttttatttatttttgggacagagagagacagagcatgaacgggggaggggcagagagagagagggagacacagaatcggaaacaggctccaggctccgagccatcagcccagagcctgatgcggggctcgaactcacagaccgcgagatcgtgacctggctgaagtcggacgcttaaccgactgcgccacccaggcgcccctcctttgtcACTTTTGACACCTCCCAGCCAGCTTCCTCTGCAGATGTCAAGAACGAGATCTAATGTGCCAAGTGCCTGACCTATATTTACCCACAGTAAGTGGCCAAGGCTGGCCTAGAGTCCAGGGCTGTTGAGGTCAGCCAGAAGCAGGTTCTGGAACAAACATCACTTCCAGCTCGCAGGGCCCTCCTAGACCCGGTGTGGGGCCATCCGCCTGAACCCAGAGTGAGCCCAACATCTGCCAGATTCTGCAGAGTCCTCGGGCACTTCCTCATAATGGGTCTTTGTGTCTTGCTGGCTCCATTTTTGGCCCCTTCTGAGACTTCCCAGTAACCCTGAGTGACAGCTGGATCCGATCATTAACTGAGTAGGGCAGGAGGGAGGTGAACACCAATTCAGTCTCAGGGCTGCAAGTGGTAATTAGGGCTTTCAGCTGGTGCTGATAAACATTTATAAGGAGAGAGTCAAAGTAGGACTCAGAGTCCTAAACTGGTCCCTGTTATTCCCAGGCTTTCTCCACTTACCCAGATACGCTTGGTACCCAGAGGACAAACCAGGGGACCCTTCATGTTTTAGGATGATCAAAATGCGATTTTCCCCTCCAAAATTGGATTATGAGCTAGACTAGTCAATGGTTCTTTTTACAGCAAGAACATAGAGATTGTAGGGCAActcttgagtgagagagaaaattgcagagtatttagaaaataaaaatgaacacgtAGCACGTCAGATTCTGAGGGATCTGGGAAAATCTATTGTCCTAAAGATGATGTCAATAAATGAAAAGAACGAAAAGGAATTGGTTAGCTATACCACTCAAAAATTaggggtgaggggcgcctgggtggctcagtcggttaagcctccgacttcagctcaggtcacgatctcacggtccgtgagttcgagccccgcgtcgggctctgggctgatggctcagagcctggagcctgcttccgattctgtgtctccctctctctctgcccctcccccgttcatgctctgtctctctctgtctcaaaaataaataaacgttaaaaaaaaaaaattaaaaaaaaaaaaattaggggtgaaAACAACGTAACCATaatgaaggataaagaagataacatttacatttctgcaaacataaaagcagaaattactGAATTAGCAAATAGGAAAATGGGAGGGGAGTTGTCTGtgttgatagcacagagcctgcttgggattctctctctccctctctctgcccctcccccacttgcgctctcttcctctctctctttctctcaaaataataaataaataataaagaaacttaaagaaaatagaaaaaccattACTTGGTCAAGTGGTGGTTCTTGAAAAATATCGATAAAATGGGGAAGCCATTAGGTGCCTTAGtcaagataaaaaggaaaaagaaaaaaaatacatcaaatatgggaaacaaccacaaaaggagaaaaaagtaaagaaccgttagaagggaaatttttatttaacttcacggaataaatgaaaagttggaTGAAACAGACAATTTTCTAGAAAAGTGTTTtctgccagaggagagggagccGTGCCCAAAATGcgtgaaggggggtgggaggcacaggctcccagttacggaatgaataagtcacggggatgatAGGTGAAGCATGGGGGACGCATGGGGGACATAGTGATGTTGCAATAGtgtgtatggtgatagatggtggccacgcttgtggtgagcacaggaCAACGTGCAGAGATGCTGAATCACGATGTTGTGCACCTGACCTGAACCTAACGTAATGTGGTGGGTCAGCTGTGCTTCCAAAAGgaagcaaacagaacaaaaccactGGGGTTCTGGCACGTGGACAGCCCGGGAGAATGGATGAGAAGCCTCTGAACAGACCAAAATGCACATGAGAATCACGAATGTGGGAGAACTCAGTAGTTATAGACGGTTTCGGGAGAACAGGGTGGATGGTTGGAAAATACTGTTTGGGTGCTCACTCATGAATTAAAGCAAATGAATTCTTgatagagaaaagatgaaacattttttaatatgaaatttattgtcaaattggtttccatacaacacccagtgctcatcccaacaggtgccctcctcaatgcccataacccactttcccctccccccccaccccccagcaaccctcagtttattctcagtttttaagagtctcttatggttgggctctctccctctctgtaacttttttcccccttcccctcccccatggtcttctgttaagtttctcaggatccacataagggtgaaaacacatggtgtctgtctttctctgcctgacttatttcacttagcataataccttccagttccatccacgttgctacaaaaggccagatttcattctttctcattgccacgtagtattccattgtgtatataaaccataatttctttatccattcatcagctgatggacacttaggctctttccataatttggctattgttgaaagtgctgctataaacattggggtacaagtgcccctttgcatcagcactcctgtatcccttgggtaaattcctagcagtgctattgctgggtcatagggtagatctatttttaattttttgaggaacctccacactgttttccagagcggctgcaccagtttgcattcccaccaacagtgcaagagggtccccgtttctccacatcttctccagcatctatagtcttctgatttgttcattttagccactctgtgtgaggtgatatctcagtgtggttttgatttgtatttccctgatgaggagtgatgttgagcacaaAAGATGAAATATTGAACATTCAGGAATTCAACTTTAGAATATGAAAAGCCTCTCTAAAGATGATCGAAGCCCTGTGACGGTGATCGGAAGCCACAAAAGGAAACGCCGGTGAGTTTAGCCACATAGAGGAAACACATTAAAATGACACCACTAGCCAAGCAAGAAAAGCAAGGATAAACTGAGGAAAATTATGTTTAACTCTTTTAACTGATAGCACAAGTAAAATCTAATTTCCTTAATACGTAAAGAGCTCCTACGAATCAATAGAGAAATACCAAGAACTCAATAGACAAAAGATATGATTTGCTCCTTCACAGAAAAGTATTTTGTATTAAGTAAAAACGAGAACGAAATCTATTAGAATATGTGGACACAGCTCAAGCAGCACTTTGAAGGGAATTTGTGGCATTGATGCTTATTATTAGACTGCCGGAGAccagctccagcaaccaggggttcccgaaggaagaacggtgtcggtgaaaataaaacaaaactaaaataaaaaactggaaaataaaaaactaaaataaaaacggACACAgtcaacagcagtgtgttgaactggccaaTTTACTGCagtaaacgtggcattatatttgctagtgatttccttgtaacgtacgtcatctatgtttttctaacattacccaATTCTAAAATTGTTCCATTGTATAATCACCCAATAAGGAATAACATGATTGTTTTGTcataacgttccctcctgccctttgcttgttgattaatttcttttattgtttttattatgtatctatgtttatctataatttataaagtatttgctttgcGGTTTTCACGAAAGGTCatttatctctcaacacctcaagtggaacagt from Panthera uncia isolate 11264 chromosome D4, Puncia_PCG_1.0, whole genome shotgun sequence encodes the following:
- the LOC125924359 gene encoding beta-lactoglobulin-2-like, with product MKCLLLALGLALVCGLQAATVPPAMEDLDIRQVAGMWHSVAMAASDISLLDSETAPLRVYVQELRPTPGDNLEIILRKWENHACIEGNIMAQKTEDPAVFTVDYQGERKISVLDTDYTHYMFFCMEVPAPGTENGMMCQYLGA